TCTAGGCGGTCTACGGTAGTAATTTTACTATTGCCCACTTCAAACTGGCTATAGAAGCTATTGCCCATTAAAATCATGTCAATTAGAATTCCATCTTGTTCATCGAGGATATAATGCCCTTGGGCTTGGCTTTTATCTTCTATTAAGAGGTAGTCTTTGAGGACCGCTTTGGGGATGAGTTGGCTAGAGTCAAATTCGGTGGTCCAGCTCCAAACGCCAGGCTTTTTTGCTAAAACCTCATGTCGGCAAGGAATTTTGCCTCTTAGTTGGCCATTGACGTACCAATGCATTTCGCCTTCATAGCGGCCTTCCCAATCTTTAGGAAATTGGCTAAGGCTATCTTTTGGAGAGAGAGAGGTAGCACTGGCTTCAGGGGGCACATTAGGCAGCACTTTTTTTTCTTGTTCTTTGCTTTGGCAGGCCAAAAGGCCTAGGGCCAAAAATAGGAGGATACTTTTTTTCATAGGGGAAATAGGCGCTAAAGGGTTAAGGAAGTTGATCTAAAAAGGATAAATAATTATTGCTAGAAAGCATAGTGGGAGAGAGGGGGCAGTTATTATTGCTAGCTAGGGCTGCAGACCAGTCAAAGTCAGAATTAAATCGCCAAGCCCAGTCAAAATCATTTTGTCCTTCTACTCTTTGCAAAAAAGAGCGCATACTGTCAGGAGAGCTATCAATTTGGCAGAGCAGGGCTTCAAAGAGGGGTTCTAGTTGCTGCATTTCTTCTTTTTTGTAGCCTACGGTTTCTACTAGGGCCAAAAGTTGGGCGGGGGCATCGGGTTCGGCCCCAAGGGCAAGGTCCAATAAATAGCTAATAGAAAAGGCTTCTTGTAGTTGTTGGCTAATTATCCGTTGGTCAATACTGAGCATGGCATGGGCCAA
This genomic interval from Saprospira grandis contains the following:
- a CDS encoding peptidase M48: MSVFRIYLLAFFILFSWSACQKPAPKIEHQLQATDDSRIGQAIDAQFVAHWDSLPEVELLRPTDYPQAYNYLDSQLLFCLAQPQFEHAQTFNWQLRIFQAAEKEQLFVAPGGYLYFSTDFLRFLANEEELKAVLAHAMLSIDQRIISQQLQEAFSISYLLDLALGAEPDAPAQLLALVETVGYKKEEMQQLEPLFEALLCQIDSSPDSMRSFLQRVEGQNDFDWAWRFNSDFDWSAALASNNNCPLSPTMLSSNNYLSFLDQLP